A genome region from Solanum pennellii chromosome 12, SPENNV200 includes the following:
- the LOC107005518 gene encoding uncharacterized protein LOC107005518 has product MEKGSMQSNLESFLDSTTPLVASQFLAKSEIRNLNKLWHPKEREEIEYFTLSDLWNCFDEWSAYGAGVPIRLDSGETLVQYYVPYLSAIQIFTSSSSVSILREETESAWEMRDSCSDSFSEESESEKLSRSDGGSSEEGLFEQDNQLQMNNRLGYLYYQYFERSSPYGRVPLVDKISSLAERHPGLMSLRSVDLSPASWMSVAWYPIYHIPMGRTIKDLSTCFLTFHTLSSSFQDMDLEDNTEKGIRKRNEGEAIPLPPFGLGTYKMQGNVWISDRSGRDQERMVSLLSVADSWLKQLGVQHHDFNYFLGIRHG; this is encoded by the exons ATGGAGAAAGGCTCAATGCAATCAAATCTTGAGTCTTTTTTGGATTCTACAACACCATTAGTTGCCTCACAGTTCCTTGCCaag AGTGAAATTAGAAACCTTAATAAGCTTTGGCATCCTAAAGAAAGAGAGGAAATTGAATACTTCACATTGTCTGATCTTTGGAATTGTTTTGATGAATGGAGTGCTTATGGTGCTGGAGTTCCAATCAGATTAGATTCTGGTGAAACTTTAGTTCAATATTATGTGCCTTATCTTTCAGCAATTCAAATTTTCACCAGCAGTTCATCTGTAAGCATTTTAAG GGAGGAGACTGAGTCTGCGTGGGAAATGAGGGATTCTTGCAGTGATTCATTCAGTGAAGAGAGTGAGAGTGAAAAGCTTTCGAGATCGGATGGGGGTTCATCGGAGGAAGGTTTATTTGAGCAAGATAATCAGTTGCAAATGAATAATAGATTGGGTTACCTTTATTATCAATACTTTGAAAGATCTTCTCCATATGGAAGAGTACCTCTGGTGGATAAG ATTAGTAGCTTAGCTGAAAGACACCCCGGATTAATGTCATTGAGAAGCGTAGATCTTTCACCAGCTAGTTGGATGTCAGTTGCTTG GTACCCGATATATCACATTCCCATGGGAAGAACCATTAAGGACTTGTCGACATGCTTTCTCACATTCCAcaccctttcttcttcttttcaag ATATGGACCTTGAAGATAACACAGAGAAAGGTATTAGGAAACGTAACGAAGGGGAAGCAATCCCACTTCCACCTTTCGGTTTGGGAACTTACAAGATGCAGGGTAATGTTTGGATTTCAGACAGAAGTGGGAGGGACCAAGAGAGGATGGTGTCACTATTAAGCGTGGCCGACTCTTGGCTAAAGCAATTAGGGGTCCAGCACCATGACTTTAACTACTTCTTGGGCATTCGTCATGGCTAA
- the LOC107006692 gene encoding protein EPIDERMAL PATTERNING FACTOR 1 has translation MYTMRSFKYIAIMIIVFLVFLPIVMNARQIPKINSYERHMVMGKRAYTLQVAGSRLPDCSHACGSCKPCRLVMVSFVCSSLEEAETCPVAYKCMCHNKSYPVP, from the exons aTGTATACAATGAGGAGTTTCAAGTATATTGCAATTATGATCattgtttttcttgttttcctTCCAATTGTCATGAATGCAAGGCAAATTCCCAAGATTAACTCAT atgaaagaCATATGGTGATGGGAAAAAGAGCATATACATTGCAAGTAGCAGGATCAAGATTACCAGATTGTTCTCATGCATGTGGATCATGTAAACCTTGTAGATTAGTGATGGTTAGTTTTGTTTGTTCATCATTAGAAGAAGCTGAGACTTGTCCTGTTGCTTACAAATGTATGTGTCATAACAAATCATACCCtgtaccttaa
- the LOC107006749 gene encoding uncharacterized protein LOC107006749: MFDVIFGWRKATKCKNLIKRVKCRLKLLKNNRSCIVKQLKDDLGQLLRHGHYQIVFDRVDQLFMDDNMLVVYDLLENFCEFILINLPYIRRHKDCPNDINEAVSSLVFASTRLGNLPELPTIRKLFVQRYGKKFETSALELLPGNLVNHQIKQNLCIKSVSNEVKYKLVDEIARICFQQGPLLLEYRNESQQQQQVIGNKRDGEMRFKNSNIATEAHIVSIDCSSATDETSTDYLSAIEQTSIGSVHCSRNNEHERVSKPVRCSDYSSQCTISSPELVMKREFWRTNGFISGQTTDQLAYKDDVEEFESILSKDLNFQDQRLFMFRGPLFPLMLKMDTHHTDHINVSISPLQKTRLIAMKDASFMTDDLEGCSFTFSSSAPAMTHGQLYMRTRTMPVERPKDNLADNFLRSNSFPVIHEPSEGSSLKSYVHPKLPDYDEIAAMFKALKKEKLQKKKC; encoded by the exons ATGTTTGATGTAATTTTTGGATGGAGAAAAGCTACTAAATG TAAGAATTTGATTAAAAGAGTTAAATGCCGGCTTAAACTGTTGAAGAACAATAGAAGTTGCATTGTTAAGCAATTGAAAGATGATTTAGGGCAACTACTTAGACATGGACATTACCAAATTGTCTTTGATAGG gTTGATCAACTATTTATGGATGACAATATGTTGGTAGTATATGATTTATTGGAGAATTTTTGTGAATTTATCCTCATTAATCTTCCGTATATACGTAGACACAA AGATTGTCCAAATGACATCAATGAAGCAGTGTCAAGTCTCGTATTTGCATCTACGAGACTTGGCAATTTACCAGAGCTTCCTACGATAAGGAAGCTCTTCGTACAACGTTATGGGAAGAAATTCGAAACATCTGCACTTGAATTACTTCCTGGAAATCTTGTGAACCATCAG ATAAAACAGAACTTGTGTATAAAGTCTGTTTCAAATGAAGTGAAATATAAATTAGTGGATGAAATAGCAAGGATTTGCTTTCAACAAGGACCTTTACTTCTTGAATACAGAAATgaatcacaacaacaacaacag GTGATTGGTAACAAGAGAGATGGAGAAATGAGATTTAAGAATTCCAACATCGCGACAGAAGCACATATTGTATCGATTGATTGTTCATCTGCAACTGATGAAACTTCTACGGATTATTTATCAGCAATCGAGCAAACTTCTATAGGTTCAGTTCATTGTTCGAGGAACAATGAGCATGAAAGAGTATCAAAACCTGTTCGATGTAGTGATTATTCGTCTCAATGTACAATTTCTAGTCCTGAGCTTGTAATGAAAAGAGAGTTTTGGAGAACCAATGGCTTTATATCTGGACAAACGACAGATCAATTAGCTTATAAGGACGACGTTGAGGAGTTTGAGTCTATTCTAAGCAAAGATTTAAACTTTCAAGATCAGAGGCTTTTCATGTTTAGAGGACCTCTCTTTCCCTTAATGTTAAAGATGGATACTCATCATACTGATCATATCAATGTGAGTATTTCTCCTCTGCAAAAGACGAGACTTATCGCTATGAAGGATGCATCATTCATGACGGATGATTTGGAGGGTTGTTCGTTTACATTCTCATCATCAGCACCAGCAATGACTCACGGACAACTTTATATGAGGACAAGGACTATGCCAGTTGAAAGACCTAAAGATAACCTCGCGGATAACTTTCTTCGATCAAATTCATTTCCAGTAATTCACGAGCCTAGTGAAGGATCGTCTTTGAAAAGCTATGTCCATCCTAAACTTCCGGATTACGATGAAATTGCAGCTATGTTCAAGGCTCTCAAGAAAGAAAAACTGCAAAAGAAAAAATGCTAG
- the LOC107005507 gene encoding probable polyol transporter 4: MGMTGVQENGHGEMGMSDFPLGSKNKYKRMDSVFTDDGDQYQLEKRKKSTRKYVFGCAVFASLNNVLLGYDVGVMSGAILFIQQDLKITEVQQEVLVGVLSIISLIGSLAGGRTSDAIGRKWTMGFAAVIFQIGAAVMTIAPSFEILMVGRILAGVGIGFGVMIAPVYIAEISPTIARGSLTSFPEIFINLGILLGYVSNYAFSGLSAHISWRVMLAVGILPSVFIGVALFIIPESPRWLVLQNRVEEARLVLMKTNENDSEVEERLAEIQQAAGTADTDKPVWRELLSPSPALRRMLITGIGIQCFQQITGIDATVYYSPTIFKAAGIEDESKLLAATVAVGVSKTAFILIAIILIDKVGRKPLLYVSTIGMTTCLLGVGITLLLMKEGSISIALAILFVCGNVAFFSVGIGPVCWVLTSEIFPLRLRAQASGLGAVGNRMCSGLVAMSFLSVSRAITVGGTFLIFSVISALSVAFVYKHVPETKGKSLEQIELLFQDEYTFQGGEVQLEDVEHLVQK, encoded by the exons ATGGGTATGACAGGTGTCCAAGAAAATGGACATGGGGAAATGGGTATGTCAGATTTTCCATTGGGGAGCAAGAACAAGTATAAAAGAATGGATTCTGTGTTTACAGATGATGGTGATCAGTATCAGTTggaaaagaggaagaagagtactagaaaatatgtttttgGTTGTGCTGTTTTTGCTTCACTTAACAATGTCCTCCTTGGTTATG ATGTAGGTGTCATGAGTGGAGCAATCTTATTCATTCAACAAGATTTGAAAATTACAGAAGTTCAACAAGAAGTTCTTGTCGGTGTTTTGAGCATAATTTCACTTATAGGTAGCTTAGCTGGTGGAAGAACATCAGATGCGATTGGTAGAAAGTGGACGATGGGGTTCGCTGCTGTTATTTTTCAAATAGGTGCAGCTGTAATGACTATTGCTCCTTCGTTCGAAATACTAATGGTAGGAAGGATTTTAGCTGGTGTTGGCATAGGCTTTGGCGTCATGATTGCACCCGTCTATATAGCTGAGATATCACCAACTATTGCTAGAGGCTCACTCACATCATTTCCTGAGATTTTTATTAATCTAGGAATTCTACTCGGCTATGTATCAAATTATGCATTCTCCGGTCTTTCAGCACATATAAGCTGGCGGGTAATGCTTGCTGTTGGAATTCTTCCTTCAGTCTTTATTGGAGTAGCTCTCTTCATCATCCCGGAGTCACCAAGGTGGTTGGTTTTGCAGAACCGAGTAGAAGAAGCAAGGTTGGTTCTtatgaaaacaaatgaaaatgatTCGGAAGTTGAGGAGAGACTAGCCGAGATACAACAAGCTGCTGGAACCGCAGACACAGACAAACCTGTCTGGCGTGAATTGTTAAGCCCCTCTCCTGCTCTACGTAGGATGCTGATCACAGGTATTGGAATTCAATGTTTCCAACAGATTACCGGAATTGATGCAACTGTTTACTACAGTCCCACAATTTTTAAAGCAGCTGGTATTGAGGATGAATCAAAACTTCTGGCTGCTACAGTTGCTGTGGGAGTCAGCAAGACAGCATTTATATTAATAGCCATCATTCTCATTGACAAAGTCGGACGAAAGCCACTGCTCTATGTGAGCACAATTGGTATGACTACATGTTTGTTAGGCGTGGGGATCACTCTACTTTTAATGAAAGAAGGATCAATCAGCATCGCGCTAGCCATACTATTCGTTTGTGGGAACGTAGCATTCTTCTCAGTGGGGATTGGCCCTGTCTGTTGGGTTTTAACATCAGAAATCTTTCCCTTACGACTTCGTGCTCAAGCATCAGGGCTCGGAGCAGTAGGTAATAGAATGTGCAGTGGGCTGGTCGCGATGTCTTTTCTCTCTGTTTCCCGTGCAATAACAGTTGGTGGAACCTTCCTAATCTTTTCAGTAATCTCCGCACTGTCTGTTGCATTCGTCTATAAACACGTTCCAGAAACAAAAGGCAAATCGTTGGAGCAGATAGAGTTGTTGTTCCAGGATGAATACACATTTCAAGGAGGTGAAGTGCAACTTGAAGATGTTGAACATCTAGTGCAGAAGTGA